One Ignavibacteria bacterium genomic region harbors:
- a CDS encoding YCF48-related protein: protein MKKFLVIMILLICNIVSSQPGWYSQNSETNRNLKSLYFVNSNTGWVVGDSIVLKTTNGGQNWISQTLPVQATINSVHFLNENTGFLAGDNNYYSYVIGTYVFKTTNGGSNWNIIYSKTPAIFGNAYIKDVYAVNENIVYRNYSEYLSFTSSGSILKSTNGGVNYSNSLECGTTEGLSFINSQTGWITCTYQEEMLPIILRIYKTTNEGNNWSLMFNDSINAIRGREIQFLNSSTGYALGYIENTMLVKTTNGGINWTTNIINNYNNRAMYFVNANTGWIAGYTSSGNSNISKTTNGGQDWVKQNLAGTEIINGIFFTDTLTGWAVGYYGVILKTLTGGLTSAMHVSTDIPSSYLLSQNYPNPFNPKTVISFQLPAVSDVMLKVYDLMGREVETLVNERLQPGTYSTQWNASGYSSGIYFYTLQTEKFKQTKRMVLLK from the coding sequence ATGAAAAAGTTTTTAGTAATTATGATTCTCCTCATTTGCAATATTGTAAGTTCTCAGCCGGGATGGTATTCGCAAAATTCAGAGACAAACAGAAATTTAAAAAGTTTATATTTTGTCAATTCAAATACCGGTTGGGTTGTTGGTGATTCTATTGTCTTAAAAACCACAAATGGAGGGCAGAATTGGATAAGCCAAACTCTTCCGGTTCAGGCAACAATTAATTCAGTACATTTTCTTAATGAAAATACAGGATTCCTTGCAGGTGATAATAATTATTATTCATATGTAATAGGTACGTATGTTTTCAAGACAACGAATGGAGGAAGTAATTGGAATATTATTTACAGTAAAACTCCTGCAATTTTTGGGAATGCGTATATCAAAGATGTTTATGCAGTAAATGAAAATATAGTTTATAGAAATTACAGTGAATATCTTTCCTTTACATCATCAGGTTCGATATTGAAATCTACTAATGGCGGAGTGAATTATTCAAATTCACTCGAATGCGGAACAACAGAAGGTTTAAGTTTTATCAATTCCCAAACCGGTTGGATAACTTGTACATATCAAGAGGAAATGCTTCCGATTATATTGAGAATTTACAAAACCACTAACGAAGGAAATAATTGGTCATTAATGTTTAACGATTCAATTAATGCAATACGTGGCAGAGAAATTCAATTTCTGAATTCTTCTACAGGTTATGCACTTGGATATATAGAAAATACAATGTTAGTAAAAACAACTAATGGCGGAATCAATTGGACGACTAATATTATTAATAATTACAACAATCGAGCGATGTATTTTGTAAATGCAAATACCGGTTGGATAGCAGGATATACATCTTCGGGAAATTCAAATATTTCAAAAACAACTAATGGCGGACAAGACTGGGTAAAACAAAACTTAGCAGGAACAGAGATAATAAACGGAATATTTTTTACTGATACATTAACAGGTTGGGCGGTAGGTTACTATGGAGTTATACTAAAAACATTAACAGGTGGTTTAACATCAGCAATGCATGTCTCGACGGATATTCCATCTTCATATTTACTATCGCAGAACTATCCGAATCCGTTTAATCCGAAGACAGTCATCAGCTTTCAGCTTCCAGCGGTCAGTGATGTGATGCTAAAGGTTTATGATTTAATGGGTCGGGAAGTGGAAACGCTTGTGAATGAGAGATTGCAGCCGGGGACGTACAGCACGCAATGGAATGCATCGGGATATTCGAGCGGAATATACTTTTATACTTTGCAAACAGAAAAGTTTAAACAGACGAAGCGCATGGTGCTTTTGAAGTAA
- a CDS encoding YCF48-related protein, whose product MKRIFVLLFLLLAMCLKAQWMWQNPYPSGNSLYSSCFINSSTGWIAGINGTIMKTTNGGINWIIKNPFTTSYFRGIYFTDSGINWSETTVTTNCYNIQFLNSETGWTAGDNGNVFKTTNGGTNWYEIHAAGISVYGFHFPDENTGYITGPSGYLRKTTNGGINWISLTSPSSTNLFDLHFENSMTGWISGENTLSKTTNGGITWIGQIPVSLSGLRSLSFINNQTGWAVGYSGYILKTINGGTEWNFQYSHITKNSLNSVRFINPETGWICGSSGTTLKTTNGGASYSINSIPASKYLLTICFVNAQTGFTTGYSNMIYRSTNGGIIWDSAASGSTEQINSIHFINEQTGWAVGGGSSYYNSIILKTTNAGVNWFTQLNSNYPMLYSVYFTDVQTGYAVGGIRTIYKTTNSGSNWEYIQTDPVTLYSVYFVNAQTGWIGTQETIMKTTNGGTNWNSYYTGIPVKSLQFTDIMNGWFTVTNGNIYKSTNGGINWNAEQIRIIGAFNSLHFVNSMTGYVVGSEGTILKTTNGGSVFISNISSEIPKSFKLEQNYPNPFNPVSKIRFEVMSSSTGLFGDDYLTVLKVYDVMGREVKTLVNERLLPGTYETTFDGSMLNSGVYFYQMMVGNFRETKRMILLK is encoded by the coding sequence ATGAAAAGAATTTTTGTACTATTATTTTTACTCTTAGCGATGTGTTTAAAGGCTCAATGGATGTGGCAGAATCCATATCCTTCGGGAAACTCTTTGTACAGTTCTTGTTTTATTAATTCATCAACAGGATGGATTGCAGGTATAAACGGAACAATCATGAAAACCACCAATGGAGGAATAAACTGGATAATAAAGAATCCTTTCACGACTTCATACTTCAGAGGGATTTATTTTACTGACTCAGGGATTAACTGGTCGGAAACAACTGTTACGACAAATTGCTACAACATTCAGTTTTTAAATTCAGAAACAGGATGGACAGCAGGTGATAACGGTAATGTTTTTAAGACAACAAATGGCGGAACAAATTGGTATGAGATTCATGCTGCAGGGATCTCTGTTTATGGATTTCATTTTCCTGATGAGAACACGGGTTATATAACGGGACCTTCAGGGTATTTACGAAAGACAACTAACGGCGGCATAAATTGGATATCACTTACAAGTCCCAGTTCAACAAATCTTTTTGATTTGCATTTTGAGAATTCAATGACAGGATGGATTTCGGGTGAGAATACATTAAGCAAAACAACCAACGGAGGTATCACCTGGATAGGACAAATCCCAGTGAGTTTATCGGGATTAAGGTCACTCAGTTTTATAAACAATCAGACTGGGTGGGCAGTAGGATATAGCGGGTATATATTAAAGACAATAAACGGCGGGACTGAATGGAATTTCCAGTATTCTCATATAACCAAGAACAGCTTAAATTCAGTTCGCTTTATAAATCCGGAAACAGGGTGGATATGCGGTAGCAGCGGCACAACACTAAAAACAACAAATGGTGGTGCAAGTTACAGCATTAATAGTATTCCCGCATCAAAGTATCTTCTAACTATATGCTTTGTTAATGCCCAGACAGGATTTACAACAGGTTATTCAAATATGATATACAGAAGTACAAACGGAGGAATAATATGGGATTCAGCCGCAAGCGGTTCAACCGAGCAGATTAATTCAATACATTTTATTAATGAACAAACCGGTTGGGCTGTGGGTGGAGGCAGTAGTTATTACAACAGTATAATTCTCAAAACAACAAATGCAGGAGTAAACTGGTTTACTCAATTAAACTCTAATTATCCGATGCTTTACTCAGTATATTTCACAGATGTACAAACAGGATATGCAGTTGGAGGAATTAGAACAATTTACAAGACAACAAATTCAGGAAGTAACTGGGAATACATACAAACGGACCCTGTCACGCTTTATTCAGTTTATTTTGTTAATGCACAAACTGGCTGGATAGGAACGCAAGAAACAATAATGAAAACGACAAACGGAGGTACAAACTGGAATAGTTATTATACAGGTATACCAGTGAAATCTCTGCAATTCACTGACATAATGAACGGGTGGTTTACCGTAACAAACGGGAATATATATAAATCAACAAACGGCGGAATAAACTGGAATGCAGAGCAAATAAGGATTATAGGTGCATTTAATTCATTGCATTTTGTGAATTCAATGACTGGTTATGTTGTAGGTAGTGAAGGTACGATTTTGAAAACAACAAACGGAGGCTCGGTGTTTATCTCTAATATAAGTTCAGAAATACCAAAAAGTTTTAAGTTGGAGCAGAACTATCCGAATCCGTTTAATCCTGTTTCGAAGATAAGGTTTGAAGTGATGAGTAGCTCGACAGGATTATTCGGGGATGATTATTTGACGGTATTGAAAGTTTATGATGTGATGGGTCGAGAAGTTAAGACGCTTGTGAATGAGAGGTTACTACCTGGTACTTATGAAACTACATTTGATGGTTCAATGCTGAATAGCGGGGTTTATTTTTATCAAATGATGGTCGGGAATTTTAGAGAGACAAAAAGGATGATATTATTAAAATAA
- the metG gene encoding methionine--tRNA ligase: MMKNKLLVTAALPYANGYIHLGHIAGAYLPADLFVRFKRLCNEDIIFICGSDEHGTAIEISAMKENVTPKEIIDRYHNANKDAFDKLGISFDIYSRTSNDIHHKTAQDFFLNLYDKGLLIQKTEKQLYSEKDKRFLADRFVEGTCPICGYEEARGDQCESCGSNLTPLELKNPKSKISGDIPVVKEAINFYFPLEQFQPKLEDWIKTKTNWKSNVKNYCEGWFKTGLKDRAITRDLDWGVKVPVKDAEGKVIYVWFEAPIGYISATKEYFIEQDEPDKWRKYWCSDDSRLIHFIGKDNIIFHAIVFPAMLMAHGEFILPYNVPANEFLNLDGAKLSKSKGHGILVKDVVSEFNPDVVRYAIASNMPENKDSDFSFKDLQTKNNNELAAILGNFINRTVVFAKNKFENKVPERNTKSVPEIFAYIKAQKKLIEDCYNNYRFRDAINETMNIARAANKFFNDCEPWKVIKTDEAKCGEIINECLQIAHSLAIAFSPVLPFTSQKILNVLGKGEADFAWDRIGEFVLQSESELGKDEILFPQIELPAEEQIKDEIEDNLIAIDDFKKVKLATAVVINSEAVPKSKKLLKLQVRSGKKEKQIVAGIAEHYTAEQMMNKTIIIVDNLKPAKLMGLESQGMLLAAKIDGKLKVITVDGEFPDGADVS, encoded by the coding sequence ATGATGAAAAATAAGTTACTTGTAACAGCGGCTCTGCCTTACGCAAACGGATATATTCACCTCGGTCATATTGCCGGTGCATACCTTCCTGCAGATTTATTTGTTAGGTTTAAAAGACTTTGCAATGAAGACATAATCTTTATTTGCGGCTCTGATGAACACGGTACAGCTATAGAAATATCAGCAATGAAAGAAAATGTAACTCCAAAGGAAATTATCGATCGGTACCATAATGCTAATAAAGATGCTTTCGATAAACTCGGTATTTCTTTCGATATTTATTCACGTACTTCGAACGATATTCATCATAAGACTGCTCAGGATTTTTTCTTGAATCTTTATGATAAGGGTCTTCTCATTCAGAAAACGGAGAAACAGTTATATTCTGAAAAAGATAAACGCTTTCTTGCCGATAGGTTTGTTGAAGGTACTTGCCCTATCTGCGGCTATGAAGAAGCTCGCGGCGACCAATGCGAAAGCTGCGGTAGTAACTTAACACCGCTTGAACTTAAAAATCCAAAATCAAAGATTTCAGGAGATATTCCGGTAGTAAAAGAAGCTATAAACTTTTACTTCCCTCTTGAGCAGTTCCAACCTAAACTCGAGGATTGGATTAAAACAAAGACTAACTGGAAATCAAACGTCAAAAATTATTGTGAAGGATGGTTCAAAACTGGTCTTAAAGACCGAGCCATCACTCGCGACCTCGATTGGGGCGTTAAAGTACCGGTGAAAGATGCTGAAGGCAAGGTCATTTATGTATGGTTCGAAGCACCCATAGGTTACATTTCTGCTACCAAAGAATATTTCATCGAACAGGATGAACCTGATAAATGGCGTAAATACTGGTGCAGTGACGATTCCCGCTTAATTCATTTCATCGGAAAGGATAATATTATTTTCCATGCAATAGTATTTCCGGCTATGCTGATGGCACATGGTGAGTTCATTCTTCCGTATAACGTCCCCGCTAACGAGTTTCTTAATCTCGACGGTGCAAAGCTTTCAAAGAGCAAAGGACACGGTATTCTCGTTAAAGATGTTGTATCTGAGTTCAATCCCGACGTTGTGCGCTATGCAATCGCTTCAAATATGCCGGAGAACAAGGACTCTGATTTTTCCTTTAAAGATTTGCAGACAAAGAATAATAACGAACTTGCTGCTATTCTCGGCAATTTCATAAACAGAACTGTTGTCTTTGCTAAAAACAAGTTCGAAAACAAAGTACCGGAAAGGAACACAAAATCTGTCCCTGAAATATTCGCATACATTAAAGCTCAAAAGAAATTAATAGAAGATTGCTACAATAACTATAGGTTCAGAGATGCAATAAATGAAACTATGAATATAGCGCGTGCTGCAAATAAATTCTTCAATGATTGCGAACCGTGGAAAGTAATTAAAACAGACGAAGCGAAGTGCGGAGAGATAATAAATGAATGTCTCCAGATTGCTCACTCTCTTGCAATCGCTTTCTCACCTGTTTTACCTTTCACTTCACAGAAAATACTGAATGTTCTCGGTAAAGGAGAAGCAGATTTCGCATGGGACCGTATCGGAGAGTTCGTGCTCCAAAGCGAAAGCGAACTCGGTAAAGATGAAATACTTTTTCCGCAAATCGAACTGCCTGCAGAAGAACAGATAAAAGATGAGATTGAAGATAATCTTATTGCTATAGATGACTTTAAAAAAGTTAAACTTGCGACTGCTGTTGTAATTAATTCAGAGGCAGTTCCAAAAAGTAAAAAACTGCTTAAACTCCAAGTACGTTCGGGTAAGAAAGAAAAGCAGATTGTCGCAGGTATCGCTGAACATTATACTGCGGAACAAATGATGAATAAAACGATTATTATTGTTGATAACTTGAAACCAGCAAAACTCATGGGTCTGGAATCACAGGGAATGCTCCTTGCTGCAAAAATTGACGGCAAGTTAAAAGTGATTACTGTTGACGGTGAGTTTCCGGATGGTGCAGACGTAAGTTAA
- a CDS encoding YCF48-related protein: protein MKKIFFLLALSYSLLTNYCYSQWVLIYSDTTFYFMDVQFTSSSTGWIAGYKNLQNFATEGKLLKTSNSGLNWYLMNIGTIPGLWDLYFINDYTGWIIGDKGTVRKTTNGGLNWVQQFTDSSDHNKAFFLNPDTGWVTGNHTFVTTNGGNNWLQMSNTINTSYAVNFLNGNTGFITTYYSVIHKTTNGGVSWQRVFEGAFHTYIYEITFINDLTGWAVGDNNGVRKTTNCGDNWMYLNYPDDAKSVYFKDINTGWLGGSGVINKTTNSGVNWVPQILPINFMGSIYGISKSNDSTLWAAGGKGYLFKTTNGGVGINQISIEVPQEYRLWQNYPNPFNPVTKIRFEVMSSPTGVFGDDYLTVLKVYDVMGREVKTLVNERLLPGTYETTFDGSMLNSGVYFYQMLVGNFTETKRMILLK from the coding sequence GTGAAAAAGATATTCTTTCTACTCGCATTAAGTTATTCATTGTTGACAAATTACTGCTATTCTCAATGGGTTTTAATCTATTCTGACACAACTTTTTATTTTATGGATGTACAGTTCACCTCTTCGAGTACCGGTTGGATAGCGGGATACAAGAACCTACAAAATTTTGCAACAGAGGGTAAGTTACTAAAAACAAGTAATTCCGGTTTAAACTGGTATTTAATGAATATTGGTACAATTCCCGGACTTTGGGACTTATATTTCATCAATGATTATACAGGATGGATAATAGGTGATAAAGGAACAGTCAGAAAAACAACTAACGGAGGACTGAACTGGGTACAACAGTTTACAGACTCGAGCGATCACAACAAAGCATTCTTTTTAAATCCTGACACGGGCTGGGTAACAGGTAATCATACATTTGTAACAACGAACGGCGGGAACAATTGGCTTCAAATGAGCAATACAATTAATACGTCTTATGCTGTGAATTTCTTGAATGGAAATACAGGATTTATAACAACTTATTACAGTGTAATACATAAAACTACGAATGGAGGGGTGAGCTGGCAGAGAGTGTTTGAGGGTGCTTTTCATACATACATTTATGAAATAACTTTCATAAATGATTTAACCGGCTGGGCAGTGGGTGATAATAACGGTGTCAGGAAAACAACAAACTGCGGAGATAACTGGATGTATCTTAATTATCCTGATGATGCAAAGTCAGTTTATTTCAAAGATATAAATACGGGTTGGCTGGGTGGTTCCGGAGTTATAAATAAAACAACAAACTCAGGTGTTAACTGGGTGCCGCAAATTCTGCCAATTAATTTTATGGGCTCTATCTATGGTATAAGCAAGTCAAACGACAGCACGCTTTGGGCTGCGGGTGGTAAAGGGTATTTATTCAAAACAACTAATGGGGGGGTAGGGATAAATCAAATAAGTATTGAAGTACCGCAAGAATACAGGCTTTGGCAGAACTATCCGAATCCGTTTAATCCTGTTACGAAGATAAGGTTTGAAGTGATGAGTAGCCCGACAGGAGTATTCGGGGATGACTATTTGACGGTATTGAAAGTTTATGATGTGATGGGTCGCGAAGTTAAGACGCTTGTGAATGAGAGGTTACTACCTGGTACTTATGAAACTACATTTGATGGTTCGATGCTGAATAGCGGTGTTTATTTTTATCAAATGTTGGTCGGGAATTTTACAGAGACAAAGAGGATGATATTGTTGAAATAG
- a CDS encoding PP2C family protein-serine/threonine phosphatase has protein sequence MSRDAKQNEPGFFKTLESDMNVNEMTKDFSQDMNDIIEFYVTPENKAKLNKMNPMKRGFFSVVWILKSMILKLNPMRRVMLLAGAFFIITAIRIEFDEFNVAFSTDFSVLGCLIIIILLMLELKDKLLAKDELVAGRKIQEALMPEESPYLDGWTLWLYSRPANEVSGDLVDFFYVDDDRATLFVSDVAGKGLHAALMTSKLQAIIKALAPDYKTSELISKVNSTFYKEKLRKMFASLFYVEIIKGSNTIEMVNAGHLPAYILRDNQIKETPHGETALGLIKNADYSVFKEEFKEGNIVVIYSDGITDAKNRAGEFYGNEKMKSVILQNKELSAKALGEQIVEDIFQFTGQTRQNDDISIIVMKKM, from the coding sequence ATGAGCAGAGACGCAAAACAAAACGAGCCGGGTTTTTTTAAGACATTAGAATCTGACATGAATGTTAATGAAATGACAAAAGATTTCAGCCAGGACATGAATGATATTATAGAGTTTTATGTGACGCCTGAAAATAAGGCGAAGCTGAACAAGATGAATCCAATGAAAAGGGGATTCTTTTCTGTAGTATGGATTTTGAAAAGCATGATATTGAAACTGAATCCGATGCGTCGTGTAATGCTTCTTGCGGGAGCATTCTTTATAATCACAGCAATAAGAATAGAGTTTGATGAGTTTAACGTAGCATTTTCGACTGATTTCAGCGTGCTTGGATGTTTAATAATAATAATACTTTTAATGCTGGAATTAAAAGACAAATTGCTTGCAAAGGATGAGCTTGTAGCGGGAAGAAAAATACAGGAAGCACTAATGCCGGAGGAGTCGCCTTATCTTGACGGCTGGACGTTATGGCTTTATTCAAGACCAGCGAATGAAGTATCGGGAGACCTCGTTGATTTCTTCTATGTTGACGACGATAGAGCGACGCTGTTTGTATCAGATGTTGCGGGAAAAGGATTGCATGCGGCATTGATGACGAGCAAACTTCAAGCAATAATAAAAGCACTTGCTCCGGATTATAAGACAAGCGAATTAATATCAAAAGTGAACAGTACATTTTATAAGGAAAAGCTCCGCAAGATGTTTGCTTCATTATTTTATGTTGAAATCATTAAAGGCAGTAATACGATAGAAATGGTAAATGCGGGGCATCTGCCAGCATATATTTTGCGTGATAATCAGATTAAAGAAACACCTCACGGAGAGACAGCATTGGGACTGATTAAGAATGCGGATTATTCTGTGTTTAAAGAAGAGTTTAAAGAGGGGAATATAGTTGTAATATATTCAGACGGAATAACTGATGCAAAGAATCGAGCAGGAGAGTTTTACGGCAATGAAAAAATGAAGTCGGTTATATTGCAGAATAAGGAGTTATCAGCAAAAGCACTTGGAGAGCAAATAGTTGAGGATATATTTCAGTTTACAGGACAAACAAGACAGAATGATGATATTTCGATTATTGTAATGAAGAAGATGTAA